A genomic segment from Deltaproteobacteria bacterium encodes:
- a CDS encoding 3-methyl-2-oxobutanoate dehydrogenase subunit VorB yields the protein MALAMGAIKAGCRYYFGYPITPQNEVPEIMSRELPKLGGEFVQAESELASINMVLGASAMGVRAMTSSSSPGISLMQEGLSYMAGQELPAVLINVVRCGPGLGGIAASQGDYFQSVKGGGHGDYRTIVLAPASVQEMYDHTILAFDLADRYRNPVLVLADAVLGQMQEPIFERDDVAPGPKKPWALTGAEGRPARHLKSLYLKEGELESHNRMLEEKYREVEKHEVRYDEKDLEDAELVVVAFGTAARVARTAVSQARKKGLKVGLFRPVTVYPFPGKKLRAISLKTRNFLVVEMNMGQMVEDVRLSVAGDAEVSFYGRPGGAIPTPLEVLERIERKYP from the coding sequence ATGGCCCTGGCAATGGGGGCTATCAAGGCGGGATGCCGGTACTATTTCGGATATCCCATAACGCCGCAGAACGAGGTTCCGGAGATCATGTCCCGTGAGCTTCCCAAACTGGGAGGCGAGTTCGTTCAGGCTGAGAGCGAACTGGCCTCCATCAACATGGTTCTCGGCGCTTCGGCCATGGGTGTCAGGGCCATGACCTCCTCATCGAGTCCGGGTATCTCCCTCATGCAGGAGGGGCTGTCCTACATGGCCGGGCAGGAGCTTCCGGCCGTCCTGATTAACGTGGTGCGGTGTGGTCCCGGCCTCGGCGGAATAGCCGCCTCCCAGGGTGACTATTTCCAGTCGGTCAAGGGTGGCGGTCATGGCGACTACAGGACCATCGTCCTTGCTCCGGCAAGTGTGCAGGAGATGTACGATCATACGATCCTGGCGTTCGATCTGGCGGATAGATACCGTAATCCGGTTCTGGTCCTCGCAGACGCGGTACTGGGGCAGATGCAGGAACCCATCTTCGAGCGGGACGATGTTGCACCGGGACCGAAAAAACCCTGGGCGTTGACCGGCGCGGAAGGCCGCCCCGCCAGACACTTGAAATCCCTGTACCTTAAAGAGGGGGAACTGGAATCACACAACAGGATGCTCGAGGAAAAATACAGGGAGGTTGAGAAGCATGAGGTCCGCTACGATGAAAAAGATCTGGAAGATGCGGAACTGGTTGTAGTGGCTTTCGGAACAGCTGCCCGGGTTGCCCGGACCGCTGTCTCTCAGGCTCGGAAAAAGGGGCTTAAGGTTGGGCTTTTCAGGCCGGTTACCGTTTATCCTTTCCCCGGGAAAAAGCTTCGGGCGATCTCACTGAAAACCAGAAATTTTCTGGTGGTGGAGATGAACATGGGGCAAATGGTCGAGGATGTCAGGCTCAGCGTCGCCGGCGATGCCGAGGTGTCCTTTTACGGCAGACCCGGTGGGGCGATCCCCACGCCTCTGGAGGTCCTGGAGAGGATAGAGAGGAAATATCCATGA
- a CDS encoding 2-oxoglutarate oxidoreductase — MKQIFTRPKALNDAIMHYCPGCGHGVGHRLVAEALDHFGIVEKTVGVAPVGCAVLMYDYFNCDIIEAPHGRPPAVATGMKRSRPDRIIFTYQGDGDLASIGLAEIVHAANRGENITVIFVNNTVYGMTGGQMAPTTLLGQQTTTSPYGRNLNTDGYPIRMAEMLATLDGTSYVARMALDKPANILKARKAIFKAFEMQINEIGFSFVELLSTCPTNWGMNPQESVRRIQEELIPYFSLGVFKEKDTADYI, encoded by the coding sequence ATGAAGCAGATATTCACCAGGCCCAAAGCCCTCAACGACGCCATAATGCACTACTGCCCCGGATGCGGGCATGGCGTCGGGCATCGGCTGGTTGCAGAGGCCCTCGATCATTTCGGCATCGTCGAAAAAACCGTGGGAGTGGCACCGGTAGGCTGCGCGGTCCTCATGTACGATTATTTTAACTGCGACATTATCGAGGCCCCACATGGGCGCCCCCCGGCTGTGGCCACAGGCATGAAGCGGTCAAGGCCCGACAGGATCATCTTCACCTATCAGGGGGACGGAGACCTGGCGTCCATCGGCCTGGCGGAGATCGTTCATGCGGCCAACAGGGGAGAGAACATCACGGTTATCTTCGTCAACAACACCGTATATGGTATGACCGGCGGTCAGATGGCGCCGACCACCCTCCTCGGGCAGCAGACAACCACCTCACCTTATGGAAGGAATCTCAACACGGATGGCTATCCCATCCGGATGGCGGAGATGCTTGCCACCCTCGACGGCACCTCCTACGTGGCCAGGATGGCCCTGGATAAACCGGCTAACATCCTCAAGGCAAGAAAAGCGATTTTTAAAGCCTTTGAGATGCAGATAAACGAGATAGGGTTCTCCTTCGTGGAACTGCTCTCCACCTGTCCGACCAATTGGGGTATGAATCCCCAGGAGTCGGTGAGAAGAATCCAGGAGGAACTGATTCCCTATTTTTCCCTGGGCGTGTTCAAGGAGAAGGATACCGCGGATTATATTTAA
- a CDS encoding 2-oxoacid:ferredoxin oxidoreductase subunit gamma — MYYDIFISGFGGQGILLAGQLLAEAGMKKGLNVTFFPSYGVEMRGGTARCTVVLSDEDIGSPIVDNPKCVIAMNQPSLVRYQKSVSPGGILIVNSSLARVEDVKSDGLKTCAVPMSELAMELGNGRLANMVGLGAFAQLSGALSPDEVAGAVESVVSARNRKFIPMNEKAIREGARYARENAGG; from the coding sequence ATGTACTATGATATATTCATAAGTGGTTTCGGCGGCCAGGGAATCCTCCTGGCTGGACAGCTGCTGGCGGAAGCAGGGATGAAAAAGGGGCTGAATGTGACCTTCTTTCCATCCTACGGTGTGGAGATGAGAGGAGGGACCGCGCGCTGCACGGTTGTCCTTTCAGATGAGGATATCGGCTCACCCATAGTCGATAACCCTAAGTGTGTCATCGCCATGAATCAACCGTCCCTCGTAAGGTATCAGAAATCCGTTTCCCCGGGGGGGATACTCATCGTCAACAGCTCCCTTGCCAGGGTGGAAGATGTGAAGAGTGACGGTCTGAAGACCTGTGCTGTGCCCATGAGCGAACTGGCCATGGAGCTGGGGAATGGGCGTCTCGCAAATATGGTGGGATTGGGCGCTTTCGCTCAACTTTCAGGCGCCTTGAGCCCGGACGAGGTGGCAGGGGCTGTCGAATCGGTAGTTTCTGCCCGCAACAGGAAATTTATTCCCATGAACGAGAAAGCCATACGTGAAGGGGCTCGGTATGCGAGGGAAAATGCCGGCGGCTGA
- a CDS encoding helix-turn-helix domain-containing protein → MAEKPVEVGKKIRELREEKGMGLQDLAVKTGYSSALLSQFENHLVSPPLGALIKLAGALETEVGDFLGSAPDEPFTLVRHDERKIVSRVASKTGVNLGYTYESLGFGMRGRGMEPFIVTLEPVALKEKRLSTHKGEEFLFVLEGRMMVRLGDHADTLEPGDSIYFRCTTPHHVTCEGEKPAKILAVILTGGQGGK, encoded by the coding sequence ATGGCGGAAAAACCTGTTGAGGTTGGAAAAAAAATCCGCGAACTGAGGGAGGAGAAAGGAATGGGGCTCCAGGACCTGGCCGTTAAGACGGGCTACTCTTCCGCGCTGCTTTCACAGTTCGAGAATCACCTCGTCAGTCCCCCCCTTGGGGCGCTGATAAAACTTGCCGGCGCCCTGGAGACGGAGGTCGGCGACTTCCTCGGCAGTGCGCCCGATGAACCTTTCACCCTGGTTCGCCATGATGAGCGTAAGATCGTCTCCCGTGTGGCCTCAAAGACCGGAGTAAACCTGGGGTACACATACGAATCCCTGGGATTCGGAATGAGGGGAAGGGGTATGGAACCCTTCATAGTCACCCTCGAACCGGTGGCACTTAAGGAAAAACGCCTTTCCACCCATAAGGGGGAAGAGTTTCTCTTCGTTCTGGAGGGGAGGATGATGGTGCGCCTGGGCGACCACGCGGACACCCTGGAACCCGGCGACTCCATCTATTTTCGATGTACGACTCCCCACCATGTGACCTGCGAAGGGGAAAAACCCGCGAAGATTCTCGCGGTGATCCTGACGGGCGGACAGGGCGGGAAGTAG
- a CDS encoding phenylacetate--CoA ligase, producing the protein MTNMEADMEYQPYEEVIELQTTKLRELMAGPWQKAPGFVRRLEDAGLTTDDLTEPGNILKFPVLKKSDFPSIQAAVPPFGGMIAVSPGELRRIYSSPGPIYDPDGRLASYYRWERAFAACGFSEGDIVLNCFSYHLTPAGAMFEEGANNLGCAVIPAGIGNSEIQVSVAAHLKANAYVGLPSYLKVLLEKAEETGLSLPFEKAFVIAEKLSESLRTEFQEKNGIHVRQGYGTAEVGAIAYECEEGSGMHLDPTVLVEVLDPETHIPVPAGTPGEVVVTPFNPINALLRFATGDLSSVTLKPCPCGRKSPRLTGILGRVDQVTKVRGLFVYPGQLAEALSGFEEIERFRAVIVRERAMDDMTVEVETRMPLPAHTLEKVGGRLKEVLKLGVRVVRVEPGTIQDDARAIDDRRKWD; encoded by the coding sequence ATGACTAATATGGAAGCGGACATGGAATATCAACCCTACGAAGAAGTTATCGAACTTCAGACGACGAAGCTGCGCGAACTCATGGCGGGCCCATGGCAAAAGGCCCCCGGATTTGTTCGTCGCCTCGAGGACGCGGGCCTGACGACAGACGATCTCACTGAGCCGGGTAACATTCTGAAGTTTCCGGTTCTCAAAAAGTCCGACTTTCCCTCCATCCAGGCCGCCGTCCCACCCTTTGGGGGCATGATCGCCGTTTCGCCCGGGGAACTGAGAAGGATCTACTCGTCCCCCGGCCCCATTTACGACCCGGACGGACGCCTGGCTTCCTACTACAGATGGGAGCGGGCCTTCGCCGCCTGCGGGTTTTCGGAGGGCGACATCGTCCTTAACTGCTTTTCGTATCACCTGACCCCGGCGGGGGCCATGTTCGAGGAAGGGGCGAACAACCTCGGGTGCGCCGTTATCCCGGCGGGGATCGGCAACAGCGAGATCCAGGTCTCCGTCGCAGCCCACCTCAAAGCCAATGCCTACGTGGGCCTGCCCTCCTATCTGAAGGTCCTTTTGGAGAAGGCGGAAGAAACCGGATTGAGTCTCCCTTTTGAAAAGGCTTTCGTCATCGCCGAGAAACTTTCGGAGAGCCTTCGCACGGAATTTCAGGAGAAGAACGGAATTCACGTTCGCCAGGGCTATGGGACAGCCGAGGTCGGGGCCATCGCCTATGAGTGCGAGGAGGGATCCGGCATGCACCTTGATCCCACCGTTCTGGTTGAGGTCCTGGATCCGGAGACCCATATACCCGTACCGGCCGGGACACCCGGCGAGGTCGTGGTTACCCCGTTCAACCCCATCAACGCCCTCCTGCGCTTCGCCACGGGCGACCTGTCCTCGGTCACCTTAAAACCGTGTCCCTGCGGAAGGAAAAGCCCCAGGCTCACCGGCATTCTCGGCCGTGTGGATCAGGTGACCAAGGTCAGGGGACTTTTCGTCTATCCGGGGCAACTTGCCGAGGCCCTGTCCGGATTTGAGGAGATTGAACGATTCAGGGCCGTCATCGTAAGGGAGAGGGCCATGGATGACATGACCGTGGAGGTGGAAACCAGAATGCCCCTCCCGGCCCATACTTTGGAAAAGGTGGGTGGCAGGCTCAAGGAGGTCCTCAAGCTTGGCGTCAGGGTTGTGCGGGTCGAACCCGGGACCATTCAAGATGATGCGCGGGCCATCGATGACCGGCGCAAGTGGGACTGA
- the lgt gene encoding prolipoprotein diacylglyceryl transferase has protein sequence MYPELLTIGPLTIHTYGVFYALGILAAITLAEYLHQKNGGKPGTFQDMGFLVVIGILVGARALFILVNLGYFLRNPLDVFKIWNGGLVFYGGLIGGALAFILAARLKHLDLWPLADTVAPALTFGHAIGRIGCFFAGSCYGKPTDMPWAVTFTDPKSLATGVLGVPVHPTQLYESALLILLTVVLLKIRSHVRFPGQVITSYGIMYGIIRFGLEFFRGDPRGSVEILGTTLSTSQAISLLIVPLSLAGYVYLSRRKGLGSRVRGLVSGV, from the coding sequence TTGTACCCTGAACTGTTAACAATCGGCCCGCTGACCATCCATACTTACGGTGTGTTCTACGCCCTGGGAATCCTGGCCGCCATAACCCTGGCCGAGTATCTGCACCAGAAGAACGGTGGAAAACCGGGTACCTTCCAGGATATGGGATTTTTGGTCGTAATCGGCATCCTTGTGGGAGCCAGGGCACTTTTCATCCTGGTCAACCTGGGATATTTCCTGAGAAATCCACTGGATGTTTTCAAGATCTGGAACGGAGGCCTGGTTTTCTACGGTGGTCTGATCGGAGGAGCACTGGCCTTTATTCTGGCGGCCCGCCTGAAACATCTCGACCTGTGGCCTCTCGCGGATACCGTTGCGCCGGCCCTTACTTTTGGACATGCGATAGGCCGAATCGGGTGCTTTTTCGCCGGGTCATGCTACGGCAAACCGACGGACATGCCATGGGCGGTAACGTTTACCGACCCCAAATCATTGGCAACAGGTGTACTCGGTGTTCCCGTCCATCCCACTCAACTGTATGAATCGGCCCTACTGATTCTGCTCACCGTTGTTCTTTTGAAGATCCGTTCCCATGTCCGCTTCCCCGGCCAGGTCATAACCAGCTACGGGATCATGTACGGCATAATCCGGTTCGGGCTGGAGTTTTTTCGAGGGGACCCTCGGGGTTCAGTTGAAATCCTTGGGACGACCCTCTCCACAAGCCAGGCGATCAGCCTGCTCATCGTCCCCCTCTCCCTTGCGGGATATGTTTACCTCTCCCGCCGGAAGGGTCTGGGGTCCAGGGTCAGGGGCCTGGTGTCTGGGGTCTAG
- a CDS encoding DUF1573 domain-containing protein, whose protein sequence is MSGSSPNLTPTSPEFHPDARKRDHLRFGGIALLLLTGLTAVFLSACANNAGSSEAGNSGKVVAESALEQDLGQVNIRGGIVQRTFDLRNQGENDLVLKGVFTSCACTTASIELPDGRVLGKFGKGPPKSWRQVIKPGESFKVHVNFDPLFHGENGVGPFTRSVFLITSAPADDNLSTRIPLIKDGTVTTIRLSGTVVYADDFRKTGVKNADDDFGEVLGDFRFTEKEYDFGITKQSQGIVRHEFPFIYTGGEPVTITGIPTSCGCTRAYVTKTKLKPGEKGTLVVEFDPNFHEEPKGRFFRTITLLTDPVSKERVELKIWTQVDLDLGPKTYKFREHDKDEKNEGSENDSSMTLIGGDEKNCTLNC, encoded by the coding sequence ATGAGTGGTAGCAGTCCCAACCTCACCCCCACTTCGCCGGAGTTTCATCCTGATGCACGAAAAAGAGACCACCTTAGGTTCGGCGGGATTGCCCTCCTGCTACTGACCGGCCTGACAGCTGTTTTTCTCTCAGCATGCGCGAATAACGCTGGTTCTTCCGAAGCCGGAAACTCGGGGAAAGTCGTGGCCGAAAGTGCTCTGGAGCAGGATTTGGGGCAGGTCAACATCAGGGGTGGGATTGTTCAGCGTACCTTTGATCTGAGGAACCAGGGAGAGAATGATCTTGTCCTCAAGGGAGTATTTACCTCCTGTGCATGCACCACGGCATCCATCGAGCTGCCGGATGGTCGAGTCCTGGGTAAATTCGGAAAAGGTCCACCAAAGTCATGGCGCCAGGTGATCAAACCGGGGGAAAGTTTCAAAGTCCATGTGAACTTCGATCCTCTCTTCCACGGCGAAAATGGCGTTGGCCCTTTTACAAGGAGCGTCTTTCTGATCACCAGCGCCCCGGCGGATGATAACCTCTCGACACGTATTCCACTTATCAAGGATGGTACGGTTACAACCATTCGCCTTTCCGGGACTGTCGTCTACGCTGATGATTTCAGAAAAACCGGGGTGAAGAATGCAGACGACGACTTTGGCGAGGTCCTCGGCGACTTCAGGTTTACTGAGAAAGAGTATGATTTCGGTATTACCAAACAGAGCCAAGGCATCGTCAGACACGAGTTTCCATTCATCTATACAGGGGGAGAACCGGTGACCATCACGGGTATACCCACGAGCTGCGGCTGCACACGGGCCTACGTCACGAAAACGAAGCTCAAACCGGGGGAGAAGGGAACCCTCGTTGTTGAATTTGATCCGAATTTTCATGAAGAACCGAAAGGTAGATTTTTCAGAACCATCACCCTTCTCACCGACCCGGTCTCGAAGGAAAGAGTGGAGTTGAAGATATGGACTCAGGTCGACCTCGACCTCGGCCCCAAAACCTATAAATTCCGGGAGCACGACAAGGACGAAAAAAACGAGGGTTCTGAAAACGATAGTTCGATGACATTGATCGGGGGAGACGAGAAAAATTGTACCCTGAACTGTTAA
- a CDS encoding tetratricopeptide repeat protein translates to MVMAFSAVIFLAALFYTLSPLRSGRAAWLERENPADERMSALETEKKIYLKALKDVEFEHATGKINDGDYTDLRDHYRREVSGILGEIESMEDGNSDEPADAHHMDDEPPDDSGEIELPVDPEEADDVDDDYDEDRTEEEPYSAVEETGNREREIRLFWERKGVVLSLAGVSLAIVGFLFFFNSSRRAGNINPQASPGYDSRQTAGPPPTEIGLKQLIEYVQKNPWNVMALSTLGGYYLDNGQPMKALGLFERAEQNSPKNSSVLYQLGLVYKELGDVDRAVEKLEMARKIAPDNLESTLHLGQIYLNDKKDSAKALKLFREVLAKDPDGDLGKAAGVEIKKLGG, encoded by the coding sequence ATGGTTATGGCTTTTTCCGCAGTTATCTTTCTGGCCGCCCTTTTTTACACCCTTTCCCCTTTGAGGTCGGGGAGGGCGGCATGGTTGGAAAGGGAAAATCCCGCTGATGAACGCATGAGCGCCCTCGAGACTGAAAAAAAGATCTATCTGAAGGCCTTAAAGGATGTCGAGTTCGAACATGCAACAGGCAAGATCAACGATGGCGATTACACCGACCTGAGAGACCACTACCGACGGGAAGTTTCAGGAATCTTAGGGGAGATCGAGAGCATGGAGGATGGAAACTCGGACGAACCCGCCGACGCGCACCACATGGATGACGAGCCCCCGGATGATTCCGGAGAAATTGAGCTTCCAGTGGACCCGGAGGAAGCGGACGACGTTGACGATGATTATGACGAAGACCGCACCGAGGAGGAACCGTATTCCGCCGTCGAGGAGACGGGGAATCGCGAGCGGGAAATCCGCCTGTTTTGGGAAAGGAAAGGAGTGGTTCTCTCCCTGGCCGGGGTTTCCCTCGCCATCGTTGGTTTTCTGTTCTTTTTCAACAGCTCCAGAAGAGCAGGGAACATCAACCCTCAAGCTTCTCCCGGATACGACAGCAGGCAAACGGCCGGACCACCACCCACCGAAATCGGGCTCAAGCAGCTCATCGAATACGTCCAGAAAAACCCATGGAACGTAATGGCCCTTTCAACCTTAGGTGGATATTATCTGGACAACGGTCAGCCGATGAAGGCCCTTGGGCTTTTCGAAAGGGCCGAACAAAACAGTCCGAAGAACAGCTCCGTTCTCTACCAGCTCGGGCTGGTTTACAAAGAGCTCGGCGACGTGGACCGGGCAGTGGAAAAGCTGGAAATGGCCCGAAAAATAGCCCCCGACAACCTGGAATCAACCCTGCACCTGGGGCAGATTTACCTGAACGACAAGAAGGACTCCGCCAAAGCACTGAAGCTCTTCAGGGAAGTCCTGGCCAAGGATCCGGACGGTGATTTGGGAAAGGCGGCCGGCGTGGAGATTAAAAAGCTTGGTGGGTAA
- a CDS encoding cytochrome c-type biogenesis protein CcmH, translating to MTSYKMKPLAITTCTLLIVLLALPAAGLALTSSEVESELMCTCGCSMVLNTCSCGTADQMRETISGMIREGRTKKQIINAFVLKSGESILSSPPRKGFNLIAYGVPIAGLAFGGLLAIVFVRKWTSRNGVENRTDEDTEGGGDPITDEMQVKIDEELRKIEED from the coding sequence ATGACATCCTATAAAATGAAGCCTCTGGCCATAACCACATGTACACTGCTGATAGTTCTTCTGGCCCTTCCTGCAGCCGGTTTGGCCCTCACCTCCTCGGAGGTTGAGAGCGAACTCATGTGCACCTGCGGATGCTCCATGGTCCTCAACACCTGCTCCTGCGGGACGGCGGACCAGATGAGAGAAACCATCAGCGGTATGATCCGGGAGGGCAGGACAAAAAAACAGATCATCAATGCGTTCGTGCTGAAATCGGGCGAGTCAATCCTCTCTTCGCCGCCCCGGAAAGGGTTTAACCTGATCGCCTATGGGGTGCCGATCGCAGGTCTCGCTTTCGGGGGCCTCCTGGCCATAGTTTTCGTCAGAAAGTGGACTTCACGTAATGGCGTGGAAAATCGGACAGATGAAGACACAGAAGGCGGTGGCGACCCTATAACCGATGAGATGCAGGTAAAAATCGATGAGGAACTCAGGAAAATCGAGGAGGACTGA
- a CDS encoding heme lyase CcmF/NrfE family subunit: protein MVSIGNYSQLLALFFSLTTIALLLTGIMKNDFRFIMSGRRALVTVAFFTSTASIALVYLFFTNNFQVEYVASYSNRALPLFYKATAFWAGQKGSLLFWAWILSLFSAVVVYNTRDEIDSKATPYIYTVLAATLVFFLALITFVTNPFDLLRFIPPDGKGLNPMLQNPGMIFHPPTLFLGYVGFTIPFAYAIAAMASGNLDESWLKKTRVWNILAWVFLTIGILLGGQWAYVELGWGGYWAWDPVENASFIPWLVATAFIHTAIIQERRNIMKVWNMTLILLTFVLSLFGTYLVRSGILQSVHDFGATGLGGYFLVFMGVVLIGGFSLIASSYRKLRSEKVLESYLSRESTFLFNNVILLALAFSTLFGTLFPLISEAVTGNKITVSMPFFNRVNTPLFLALLLVTGLCPLIGWRKASADNLKKNFMLPFLAMIAGTIILLVAGIREFYPLVAFSLCIFVAVTILREFWTGAKARGKLKGEPLIVAFPRLLWRMRRRYGGFIAHLGLVLMVIGITGSNAYKLENQATLTKGQTLNVGAYSLRYDRIGKWREWNREVYAATLSVFKNGTSLGTIRPEKRFYVNAQQPTTEVSLRSTLLEDLYVTMPAIGRNWDITLKVMVNPLLQWVWIGGFTMVAGGLIAIIPGRKRRVGSNDIL from the coding sequence ATGGTATCTATCGGAAATTATTCTCAGCTTTTGGCGCTCTTCTTCTCACTGACGACCATAGCGCTCCTCCTGACCGGCATCATGAAAAACGATTTCCGCTTTATCATGAGTGGAAGGAGGGCCCTCGTTACCGTAGCATTTTTCACCTCCACGGCCTCCATCGCCCTGGTCTATCTGTTCTTTACGAACAATTTCCAGGTGGAATATGTGGCCTCCTATTCAAACCGGGCGCTTCCCCTGTTTTACAAGGCCACCGCCTTCTGGGCCGGACAGAAAGGCTCCCTGCTCTTTTGGGCATGGATTCTGAGCCTGTTCAGTGCCGTGGTTGTCTACAACACGAGGGATGAAATCGACAGTAAAGCAACCCCCTATATCTATACGGTCCTTGCCGCTACCCTGGTATTTTTTCTTGCCCTGATCACGTTTGTGACAAACCCCTTCGACCTCCTCAGGTTCATCCCACCCGACGGGAAAGGGCTTAACCCCATGCTCCAGAATCCAGGGATGATCTTCCATCCCCCTACTCTTTTTCTCGGGTACGTGGGATTCACCATACCTTTCGCCTACGCCATCGCGGCAATGGCGTCGGGAAACCTCGACGAATCCTGGCTGAAGAAGACCCGCGTCTGGAACATCCTCGCCTGGGTTTTCCTGACCATAGGAATTCTCCTGGGTGGTCAGTGGGCTTACGTCGAGTTGGGATGGGGCGGGTACTGGGCATGGGATCCGGTTGAGAACGCCTCCTTCATCCCATGGCTCGTGGCCACGGCATTCATCCACACCGCTATCATCCAGGAGAGGAGGAACATCATGAAGGTGTGGAACATGACGCTCATCCTCCTGACTTTCGTCCTGAGCCTCTTCGGGACGTATCTCGTCAGAAGCGGAATCCTCCAGTCGGTCCACGATTTCGGCGCAACGGGCCTTGGGGGCTATTTCCTGGTGTTCATGGGGGTCGTCCTCATAGGCGGCTTTTCCCTTATCGCGTCAAGCTACCGGAAACTCAGGTCGGAAAAAGTCCTGGAATCCTATCTGTCAAGGGAGAGCACCTTCCTGTTCAACAACGTCATCCTCCTGGCCCTGGCCTTCTCCACCCTGTTCGGAACGTTGTTTCCCCTCATCTCCGAGGCCGTCACGGGCAATAAGATTACCGTCAGCATGCCCTTTTTCAACCGGGTGAACACCCCCCTTTTCCTAGCCCTCCTTCTTGTCACCGGCCTGTGTCCCCTCATCGGCTGGAGAAAGGCATCCGCGGACAACCTGAAAAAGAATTTCATGCTGCCGTTTCTGGCAATGATCGCGGGCACGATCATTCTCCTCGTCGCCGGGATAAGGGAATTCTATCCCCTGGTCGCTTTCTCTCTCTGCATTTTCGTGGCCGTGACAATCCTGAGGGAGTTCTGGACCGGCGCTAAAGCGAGAGGGAAATTGAAGGGGGAACCGCTGATCGTCGCATTCCCTCGCCTCCTCTGGAGGATGAGGAGGAGATACGGGGGGTTTATTGCACACCTCGGCCTTGTGCTTATGGTCATCGGAATCACCGGATCGAACGCCTACAAGCTTGAAAACCAAGCCACGCTCACCAAGGGACAGACCCTGAATGTGGGCGCCTACAGCCTGCGCTACGACAGGATTGGGAAATGGCGGGAATGGAACAGGGAGGTCTATGCCGCCACACTGTCGGTCTTCAAGAACGGCACCTCCCTGGGAACGATCCGACCGGAGAAAAGATTCTACGTCAATGCCCAACAACCTACCACTGAGGTCAGCCTCAGGTCCACACTACTGGAGGACCTTTACGTGACCATGCCTGCCATAGGGAGAAACTGGGATATCACCCTGAAGGTCATGGTGAACCCGCTGCTCCAATGGGTGTGGATCGGAGGTTTCACAATGGTGGCAGGCGGCCTGATCGCCATTATTCCCGGCAGAAAAAGGAGGGTGGGTTCCAATGACATCCTATAA
- a CDS encoding cytochrome c maturation protein CcmE, with protein MKRSNWRTILVIFLVLGGVGYLIFSGVSETGMYYRTVSEVLDQSKTLDNGPVRISGEVVDNTIHYNQGDMILTFAIRDPEDNSKTIKAVYKGVAPDAFKADVEVVLEGKYDRAKNTFDTTLLLAKCPSKYVAEDGSL; from the coding sequence ATGAAAAGATCTAACTGGAGAACCATACTGGTGATTTTTCTCGTCCTCGGAGGGGTCGGATATCTGATCTTCAGCGGGGTGTCAGAGACAGGTATGTACTACCGAACCGTCAGCGAGGTGCTTGACCAATCGAAGACGCTGGACAACGGTCCCGTAAGGATCAGCGGTGAGGTCGTGGACAACACCATACACTACAACCAGGGCGACATGATTCTCACCTTCGCCATTCGCGATCCGGAGGATAACTCCAAAACCATCAAGGCAGTATACAAGGGCGTGGCTCCCGACGCTTTCAAAGCCGACGTCGAAGTAGTCCTGGAGGGCAAATACGACCGCGCGAAAAACACCTTCGACACGACCCTGCTACTCGCAAAATGTCCTTCTAAATATGTAGCTGAAGACGGCAGTCTATAG